The genomic DNA tttggagttttgtgtataacgataatgatttaattcccccccccccattctcttttgtgttttctcattgcaagcaaaataaatgaagatattactaccaaagcatttgtaattgcaatcaatttctgggagaaattgagcattatctgctattaattgcaggggtgccaatacttttggcaagcAGTGTAGTCACACATGTTTATTGACTTGATTAAGTGTTAAATGTATATCCAAATAATAGTTTAGTGAATATTGAAAAATTTCTATGCATCTTTATTTTTcggctgaataaatgcactgttTAGCGTATTTGTACATATATTTTTGATAGGCGAGAAGTTACTAAATGTGTACTCAATTTTGAATTTGATACTTTGAAGTTAAAACAGTAGTTTTCAAATTTATCTCTCAAAAGTACCAACAAATgaatgttttgtattttttttaagtatcttAATGTAAGCCTAACATAAGGAGAGAAGGAATTACACAGCATGTCATGGGGAAAATGGCCCCCAAAGGCAACATGTGTCTTTTATTGTTAGGTACATTGGTTTGATTACATAGTCCAACCTCTATTTGGAAGTATAAAATTGCAATTCACAattgtggcaaaaaaaacaaaaaaacaatagcaAACCACCTTAAACCAAAAACAATAAACACCTTCCCACACCATTCAGAATATGATACATTAGATATCTTATTATCAACATCACACATTATTTTCAGTGAGGCAAAACACTCACAGTCAAAAGGACGACAATCAAAACAAGGACAAATGTTGGtaatggcaagaaaacaatataaAAGATAAACTGAGCTAGGAGCGttattattttgtgtgtgttgcaAAATACGACATTCAATTCAGGTGGCCACTTTAGTCAAAATGGGtccatttttattaaaaaaaaaaaaaaatccagcaaatcacacacacatacacacgcttTTTGTTTAACCATCTCCAAATCAATGGAAAAATGATCCACAAGTAGAACCCCACATGGCCCTTATTATTAGTATCTGCTTTCCAACcctataaataacaatcaatggCCACATCCCACGCAGCACAGAGACAACAGGTCAGGTATGTCGATTGCATGTCTTAAATATGAACAACTGAAGCTTCTCACAGCATGCAATTTCTTTCTTAAACAAAAGAAACTGTGATGTCAATTGGCCCACTCCTCTCTGTGCTGGCTTACTTGATCTCTAATAAACCTCCCTTCCCCTCCTCTGAATAAAAATACTCCTATGTAACACATATTTGTTTAAGATCCACTTGACTCACAGTACAGAAAAAATGTTCTTTTCATTTATGGCTACATACACGTCAAGGCAGAAAAAAGAAAACACTGCTATCACTGTGTTTCTACCGCCCCACTTCTGAAAAAGCAATGTAACAAGGGGGTGAGGTGGGTGAGTGCTggctttttcttttaaaaaagacGAGTGATATTAACAGTAAAAATACGATGGAGTTTtagggtgaaacaaggaaaaaaaatgggaCTATGAGAATAAAGGAAAAATATTACGCGATTAGAGTGAaagattacaacaataaattcgTACGTTGTAATACTGTGAGAAAAAAGTCACAATATaacaaaaaatgtcataatattacgagaaaaaagtaattacgaagtttgtaatattacgagaaaagtcattatataatgagaaAGAAAATCGGGATCAAAGTCTTAATACTACTACTTTCTACCAATAAAGTTACGAGAAATATATCATAATGCTAggtaattttaaataatataacCAGAAAAAGTCGTTATATTACGTATCTTTAGGTTACGTACTTTTGCATTGACTTCATTTTCGTAGTATTACGTTTGAAATTATTctcgtaatattatgactttaatCTTGCAATCGAATGACTGTATTCTAATAgtcccatttcttcttctttcccAATCTTTGTTTGTTTAGCTGTAATACTCCATTGTATAATAGGCCTCTCGTGTCCAAAACTCATTGTAATACGGGTAACACACGTATCGAGAAATGATCATTTCTGATTGTCAGATGTCTCTTAAAGACGACCCTGAGTTTTGGGGTGTATAGGGAATATTCAGACAAAGGTTTTCACCAAAATTTACCAAACCCTATAAGAGCAGTAATAACATATGAtgggtttttatttttaaaaaatgggctattaaacagtatttttttaagtaccagaacttgaaatttcaacttaaaagaaaaaaaagttaagtaCTTTGAACTCAAGATTTTAACTAAACTGGACTAGTTTAAGTAATTATTGTTttctaaaagcaaaaacaaatatttggatccatctttttttgattATTTTCAAAGATAATCAGTCTGCTTTTATAAAAGACTACAGAAATCAGAGAAAATTTGCTTTTGGGAGGCTCAAACAGAggatttggtcttttttttcttggtaAAATAATGTCTGTATACAATTAACCAATGATCAAAATTGTTGTTGATTAATTTGATAATTAATCATTCTTGGCAATCCTGACGTGTAGACCATTTAAGACGAGATTTAAAAACACACAGGTAGTACCAGAATAAGGCAAAATGTGATAAATGTTGATGTTTAAAGGCTGAagggctttttttccccaattgattATGATGCTCAatcatttgagaaaaaaaaaaaagagaggtaGTAcaaaaggcaattcaaagtgacaGGCAATTtctttggagaaaaaaaggcaCTTTACTTTCCTAACACAATCTACCGCAATACAACGTCCACTTCCTCTTCATCAGTGGTCCAATTCTTTTGCTCCAAATGATCTACTCATTCAAAACCTTCTCGTTCCCTCAAGCGCCTTGGCGTACCTCCACTTCATGGAAAGCTACCGGTCTGAAAAATGCACGTGATGATTGTTTTTGTCTTCCTAATGTGTGCCTGCGTGAGTTAGTTCACTAGCGTCATTTTCTGGTTTTGCTGACTGAAGAGAGGGGGACGGCGTGTtttcacttttgtttttgtttagtcCTTCACAAGTCTGTAGACATGATACTGGGCACCGTGTTCGCTCGTGGACACCTCAAACACAAACGCGATGCACAGCAACGTCTCCTGGGTGTCGCGGTTCGTTACGACCTTCAGGAGGAAAAAGAGAATGTGATACATTCAAGGGGTGGGACTGACAAGACGTCGTAAGGCACCCCGAATACATTACAAGTCATATGTGATCGGGCATAGCAAAATGAGTCTGGAGTCACACAGAGATTCgaagataaaaatgacaaatgTCTTACTaagttaaaatgtttaaaattgagatttctgtatcaaatgttcCCAAAACACCTCTTTTAATGATTAAGATTTCCATTATAATTGGGAAGACAGCCTTCAAAAGccattttgaaaatggtgcatcagaaattgttttttaaaaaaggcacagCAAACGTCTAGTGCTTTACCGTTTTTGTAaacatctacacagaaatgcccAATTTACGATGAAAATACCCTTGCGTTAATATCATACCCATTTTAACAAATCTACGTCATTAGCTAAAATTAGCTAGTGTATGTGTAAAGAAATTCCataatacaataaataacaactaGACACATACTGGTACATAACTGCTAGATCCATGATGATGAGGACAGTAATGGTTCAGCAATGGATATTAACCAATCAATAGAAAGCCCTTGCTTGTTGGTGAGGTTCAATAATACTTTCACAATGAATTTTAAAAGGGAAATTAAATACATTCAAGCCATTATTTCATGGCTGAAATCTAAAATAAAAGAGTTCCTCAATCTGTTTTTGAATGTGTGTCCAACCCAACTAACATGCACATTGTTAATGACAAGTGAAGGTTTGTAAAATGATTAGCTTACGATTTTTCTTATTTTGATGAAACGCTGAGAAtctgtcatagacttcataatgatattgacgggacactgggccaattaatagggggcctgcattgttggtgtggccgtcaaagctgacggagtggaatcacagacaaagagctttttttgttgaaaattcttgtgaataaatgcttaaatccctgaattcttcatgatATGGAAtatgcaaaacagtctcgattcttttattaaaagcaaaaaccccccccccccccccaaaaaacgtgctgttagcatttataCTGCgtgaatatgtcaaagtacgatgctagtctgttagtcaatgttgcGGCCACCATAtggaaacagagctttttttcacgtttcaaaatgcacgcatggtacgaaaaatataataattaccttgaaaccTCGAaccaatcactcctgagacaatccttcctgtttgtatgccgtAGAGctgtcgtactttttcaacctaaatccggcgttggattgctgcatgtgtTAACTAACTGCGACCGACAGCGAATAACTAAAGCGGACtgtaggacggccccctacttgaaggcgttgcgcagtggctgacagatatgacccgtcaatacaattatgaaatcTATGTCTCAGTTTAGAAAAATCGTTCACTGTGACTCATTTTTCTGTCACCTCTAAGTACACATACAGGTTGTATGGATGTGTGTACCTGCAGGATGGTGAAGTTTTCAAGAACACTGTTCATCATGTACTTTTCGGGCAAATGTTTGAGCTTGTGGATAAAGTTGATCATGTACTCGCACATGGGCGAGCGGTGAATCCTGTAAACGCACTTGCCACCCTCCAGTCGGGCATACTCGGTCTTCAGCGAGAAGTGAACACACAGAGATTTAGACACGCAAACTGTACATTTGGGAGGTAATGGAGCACAGCGACAGTGTTGTTACCTCAACTTTTTCCACCACCTGCTTCCCAAAGGAGCAGACTTTGGTCGAAACAGTGATGGTCATGTTCTCGGCGCTACTGTACTGACTGGTGACACCATAGAAAGAACCGGGGCCGTCCTGCATCCCGCTGCTGTTCAAGTCGGCCTGGAAAAAGCAGAAATAATGGAAAAGGCTTTTTATAaatcttgtttaaaaatcatgtgTCCATTGGAGTGCACGAATTGACTAGAAATTTTTCACCGGGGAGAACAAAATCATTGAGCATGTTTACAttcactgccaatgacggcgataAACATCCGATCCATTTCATCTGAGAGGCTAGCAGTGAAGGATCACTTCCAGACCTGCCAGTTGTAATGGATCAAACATCTAACGGCATTAGTGGGAgccaaattaattaaataaattcaGATTACACACCCAAAATTTCACCAGAAAAAACGCGTTTTGAGGGCCTTTCTCGTAAAGCTCTTTGAGACCACCCTTCTTTTCGGGGAACTTGTCGTAGATCTGCCGGATGTCCACAGCCTCCAGGAGGGGGTCGCTATACGACGGATTGGTTTGTCCTATGTGGACAAACAGGTGTTTGCTGTActgtaaaacagacaaaaaaggaCAGAATGTTGATAAACCTATGTACAGTAACATTAGAAAATCAGAAGGAAAGCTGCTAATTCAGAAAACATGGCTGTTATAAATAGTGCCCTATAGTGGCTGCAACCAAATGATAAAACAGTAACAGTGCttcttaattattttctttaacactccgttgaaaaaaaaactccaacaaATTCTGAGCGTAATTGGCAGAAAATGCCTGCAAATGACGCCTTCATTTTTTTTAGCTTAATGCTGTCATCTGCTAACATTGTTAGACAAAGTAACCACATCAGTCTTTCCTCAATAGTCACAGTGAAGTAAAGCGCTACACAATAGGGCTGAAAATCAGCAATTTCCTGACAGTACAATATGATATGAATTTCGGATAAATATTGGACGGGACGATACAACGATATTAGCTTATATCACAAAGTCTGATTCAAGTGTATTCGATGGATTTGTTGCTGAAACATTATTTATACCTTGGGAGAGTTCCCTCGGGGAAATTAGTTTCCAGTGCCCATAACAACACAGCAGCAAAGATAAATGGATAAGGTGCAAGATAGTAAAAAAGTGCTAGAGCAgttgttcttaaccttgctaaaggtacctaaCCCCACAAATTTCTCACGTGCATTCACCGAACCATTCGGAATGTAAAAATGAagccttttttgtgtgtgtttttttgtgtcgaATTCAAAACCAAACCATTCAAAACTAAGCTAGTAAGCAAATTCCCGTTGAAATTtataatttggtattttgcaggTAATTTTCACGTTGGAAAAAATTTAATGTCtacattcttttatttatttattaatgtcacatttaacctgtcctgttcagctgcctctatatggagaataggaatctgagtgtccctgTGGTCtgaaaaacttttatgtatcacatgggagtttgatatactcccattgtggttgtttatCATGTCTACTTTCTCATTTTATGGTCACATCCTTATAtcatatactattttcatggcgtaaaatgtgacgcaaatgtttgtttttaattatctgCGCAGTGCATTTTGCCTACAGGTCTGTTAtgcttcctcataccaagtgtgagtcaaccttccactgagcaaaccagtttctcctcccattagacATAGAGCTAGGAGTTGAAAGAAattgaataaagcctgtaaattggaggCAACCTAGTCTAAAACAAAACTTGGCCTTTAGTCAGAGTAAGAATTACGGCCCTGTGTGTCTTAACCTTTAccaaaccccttagacttactcaccgaacccatggggttcaatcgaacccaggttaagaaccactgtgctacaataaaaaagatgaaaaaaacataaaattaaatttaaaaatgaaataaatacaatatgCTACTACTTAAGAAGTACAACAAATAGAACCCTAAGTAATTCGCATAACCGAAGTTAGTTATGGAAATgcccgaattaaaaaaaaaaaaaaaaaaacctcactgTGTCTGGGTCCCTCTGAACCTCCATAAAGGCCGAGTACTCCAACATGCGCAGCTTGGAGGAGGCGATGGTCCGATCCTGCCACACTGGCACCGCTGTGGCTGTGGGCGCGGGGGGCGGAGCCAAGGGCTCGTAACCTGTACGCAAAAATGTTCGATTTGTCAGGTATGCTCAGTCATGTTGTTGCATGGAAACTATGAAAACCAACCAAAAAGGTCAataaaaagtcacatttatagTAAAATACCGGCAGCTAGAATTATACAGTTAAAAAGGTAGAAAAATGTACAGTTTACATTCAAATTAGcaacaaattatttaaaaaaaaataaaaataaaaagccgGTCTGATGGTGGTGGTGTCACTGCTCTTTTTCATTCTCTCCTCTCCAAACGGGGTTTGAATCCACATTGCCAGTTGAGCGTGTTGTATACTGAGCCAATAAGCCCAGTCTAGTTTCAGCTGCCGGTACACACTTTTAAGTTCTCAGGAAGTTTTCCTAACATTCTAAATGAAAAGTAATTTTGCCCACAGCTTTCTATTAGTTCAGTAGTCAGAACGCACGACAGCCAAGATGATGATGGTATTGGTTTGAATACCGTTTGGAACAGGAGGTGGGTGGAtcacagcattttttttctaccaAAATTTTCAGTCAGAAAAAATCTACAAAAACCTACCACAAGATTTACAGTTACTGAAGCACTACACAGTTTTTatttatagttaaaaaaaaaaaaaagtatctacAAATTCCTACTTACTTGGTATGGACTGCGTTACCGGACCTGATAGGCTCGGGTAGGGGGGCTGTGCAAAAGGTTTGATACTAGaagaaaacaaatgacaaaaaaaaaaaaaaaaaaaaagaaaaattgaaataaatgcacTGCTCACTCTTTTCCAGTTAacccattggctaccattgatggcaatggccgtccaatccatttggactaggATGGAAAGACTTTCCATACGGCCCTCCTtgtccaaatggatttgacatccacgtcaatggcagccaatgagtaaattGTCGTTTTGTATTCGTGTCAGCATGTATGGCTGCACCAGCGAAGCGTAAGTCCACCTGCTTCAATTAGATAAACACAATTTGCACCGaaccctgattttttttttttttttttttaaatttaattcaattttgaAGTCAATTTGGTGCAGGAAACATACAAGAAAAAAGGAGTGTGGGAGTTAGTAGCGGTGCTTGCTAGCTATCATGGCGAACTTACACTTGGCTGGTACGACCGAGCCCAGGAGTCCTTCCCGGGTTGAGATCTAGAACCAGCCTGATGTGCAAAAACGGCACGCGTTAAATATGCTTTGTAATAGCGCTTATTTATGCTTCTACCGTCAGACATTCATGCGTCCCACACCTCTTATCCCGAGTTTGAGAGAGGTCTACTTACTCCTGAGAGGGTCCAGGTTGTCCCGGAATCTGCGCGTGCCAGAACTAGagaatgatattttttttagcaGGAATTATTGGACAAAGCATGACTATTTGAGGGTGGGCTGGCTCACTCTGCCTGGCTGGTAGGCGGCGGGGGGCATTGGTGGAATATGACTCTTGATCATGCTCGGTGAGACGATCTGTGCTGACGATAGCGCCGCCATGTTCTGCAGGGCTTTATCTTTGGACGCCTGATCCTAAAGTGACGGCACAGGGAAAGGAGGCCGGTCAAACACAAGGGGGTGCCACAATGAGAACGTCACTCTGACGGTGGGTACACACATACTGTTTTGATAAGTGCGGGTATGTTGAGAGTGATTTTTAGCTCAAACACAACTGGAAGATGTGAATCTTGAAGTGGAAGTTTCTGAGGTgagtatttatttataaatcacAAATTTGCTCCAGAGGGTATTATATCTCACATTGACCTTGTGTGTGAGAAATTCTGGTTTCGGTGGGATGGTTCACATATTTTAGTATTATAAGcatgaactcattcactgccattgacagcaataaatgACAAATCAATTTGAACTCATAAGCTGCCAGAGTTGCTCTTAAAATGAgttgtttttacattgactaCACAGCAACTTTGTCAAATTACCAatactaaaactactgaaagagATCAACAATCACCGcctcattgactgacagactagcatcatgctttgacgTATTTCCTTAAAataacgtttttttgtttgttttgtttttgttttgcttttaaccaagaattgagactgttttacttccatatctataaagaactcaGGAATTTCAGCATTTacgtattcacaaaaattttcgccaaaaaagctctgtttacatacggcgaccgccacattgactgacggaCTAGCACagcacttcgacatatttacataaaataaatgccgtctgcacgtttttttgttgttgcttttaaccaagcatCGAGATGTTTTACGTAcatagctataaagaattcagggatttaagcatttattcacaagaattttcaccggaaaacctCTGTCTACATATGGCtgctgccacattgactgacagactagcatcatgctttgacatttttacgtaaaataaactttttttcagggatttaagcatttatatacAAGAATTTtcgacggaaaaagctctttgtctgtgattctactcggtcagctttgatggccacgccaacaatgcaggcctccTATTAATCGGCTCCGCGCcctgtcaatataattatgaaatctatggtgttttgtataaataaattaaattaatcaATAAGATGGTAATTaaacaaacaatttaaaaaaaattcaacaaaaacaaataatgcttagattaaaatatatatatataatcatagtaattaaattactgcccTATAAAGCATTAACCCTtggtagggcaagtgactaattttgctaatttaactcattggctgccattaacagcgCTAGAGCCGGCAGCAATCATTCGCtggcagccctcccagtcaaaattaattggacgtctagaacTGTCAACAGCACTGAAAGATCAGCATTCAGGgcacattttaatttgtttagcACAAGATTATATTGAGCGATTGCACGTTTGTTGGGTTGTTCCACTTCAGTGTGCATATGTGTGTACCCTGCTTGACTAGCTCTCTAGTGATAGTTATACAATACATATGCATTAGTGTTGAGAAAGAAAATGAAGGTTCCACTTGTTATATAGGCTTTAGTAAGCCAATCAAAGCAGAGCATTTTTGCGGTCACTGAGAAAAGCAGACAAGAGCAGCGTTACACTGATGAACAGTTGacataaaaaacatttgaaatgaatgccGCCGATTCCTGTAGTAAAATGCATGAAAAATAACGTACAGTTTCCAAATGTGCACGTTTATTTTGatgttttaattaagttttaatttCTATTCAACTCGTTATGTCTTTCAAGCTTTCAAGAGTCGAGAGCCCGAAAAACAACAAAGCATCACCTCAGCGAAGCAAGCGAGGATGCAAAAGCGAGGCCGTTTCCTAAGCGCCACCCCCATTATGGGATAGCGTAGTAGGTGAACCGCGGGGTGGGGCGAGGGATGCCATGCCAGCAGAAGGCCATTAGGAGGCGCGCTGATGCCGATAATGCGAGTAGCGGAAGCACAGCGTACGGCACGAATGAGATTCACTTACCAAATTCATCGcctgaagcaaaacaaaaagagAAAAGAACCATTAGTCCGATGCATTTAAGCCGTACGAGGAATTTTTGAGCcattaactgccattgacaacttaTAGACTTTTCGGTTGAACTGAAAGTGTCAAAATCAATTGGAAATCTCTTTTCATCAATGGCAAATAATGAGTTAATTGGTCCAAAACCTTTTATTGATTTACTACATATGTTGCTTGTAGCTCAATAAGTTTGGAAGAGGTTGTTTCGTATTGCTATCCAATGAAATATTGACCAAAAAAGTTTGATAGTACAGGTGaagatattttaaaataatgagTCAGTTGATTATTTCTGAACAATTTTACCGCATGGGTGAATCCCTCTCAGTTGAGTGCATACCAGACACGACTAATTAACAATCGAGTCCACGCAGGATTCTTTACGGAATCCAATACTTTGCAAAGAGTGAAAAGACAATGCATATTTACAGCTAAAAttccaaatgaaaaaacattatttCGGTTTTCATTCATCAATTGTTAATTTCTCCAAATGTCCTAAGATATTTTACGTTTCATTTTATGTGGTTAGAAAATGCACTTTTTGTAATGGCTTGTGTGCATACACTGTAAAAACTATGATCAGGTTTTGATAATATTtacgaaataaataaaagtagacTATACATAATAAAAATGACTGTGTGCAGTTTGCAATCAAAGTGAGCAGAATTTaccaatttttaatcatttattaatAGCATTTTAAttagtattttttaaatataaaaccaACTTAAAATCAGTGAgtagaatttatttatttttataagcaAAGTCAAAACTGCAGAAAATTGATAAATTTTACTCATTGGAAGGTCTTATTTTCCCGCCCAAGGCATTTTTCATCACACAACAGCAAGTCAGCCACCATTTCACAGACCGTTGGCTTAAAGGTAAGAGCTGTTTAATTGTTCTTAGGTAACGACCCCAGTGTCTGTATCAGTTAAACATTGCTTTGTGTTACTACAAATTGCTAAACGTGCCAACTTTACTGTACTTTCAGTCAAAATTAAGTTCTAGTGTTACTGACTGAAGTCAGTTTGTGTCGTCTTTGATTCAACTAAAGCATTGCAATGATTGAAAAAGTTTGGTTCGACTAAAAGCATTGCAATGATTGAAAAAGTAGTGTGAATTTCACAATTTAATGTGTTTTACCGAGTATAGCGTAATACTGTTATATAATGGATGTAAAGTACAaactattctttttttatttaatttagcgTCCTGGCTCCTGGCCACGGTCAAGTTAACCTCCCCTCCCCCCACCTTAACAAGCCAGCACACCAACACGGAGGAGCACACTTGTGTCTCACTGGTGAGTATAATCAATTTAGGAGTTTTATCTGAAGTTACTGCATTTAGTTTTCACAATAGAATTGTATTCGtaaaatttttactcaagtagcGTGTTAAATGCAGAATTCTTGTCGCATTTTCACTGGTTCGTCTGTTAATGTGTTTTGAGCACAATGGCTGTTTTGCGAAATGCTAGGTTCTGGGGGGTATATCACAAAGCGAGATTAATGGGTTAGCGAGCTATATGTTGAGTCCAAAGCTAGGAAAACGCCACATGGAAAACGACCAGAATACGTTTTCTTGTATAACTAATATACCCTATAATGTTGGGTTAGCTGATAGTCTACCTCAGGTGAGGAGGATTTCTCAGACTAGCAGGTAAGTTAATGATTTGTACATACTTTTCCACTGCTGTGACATtaatcaataataattatgtcctgtaataatgtgacagcaaaaatgtTTATTGTGGACATTCTTAAGGgataatcctttttttttttttttttttttttttttttcacattagtACATGGCATAGCGTCTGTACCAGTATAAATGTCATTGGGAACACACTGGTGCAGGTAAGACACTAACTATGGATAAATACCTTATAAAATCCCACTTCAATAAAAGGAACCTTTAGGATGTCTGACAAAAATATAAAACCAATTCTAAGGTAATATGCATATCAACAAATGACAAATGATAAATATTAAAAGGCGCACAGTCTCTTACATATAATTGTATATTATAGGGTTGAACGATTTATAAAACAAATATCTAATtgttatattttcaattaattatatttaatataattatatacatattatatatatatatatatatatatatatatatatatatatatatatatatatatatattttgcattATTGTTCTCATTTTCTTTGAAAAACacgaccgtaattttcggactataaggcgcacctgactgtaagccgcaacccaccaaatttgacacgaaaattgcattttttaattgataagccgcactggactataagctgcagcggtCCTCACTCTATTaaggaatatttacaccaaaagttatgaaccggtaacactttatatgagTATATGATATACTTGaggatttaaaactggttttatgaTTTGTCTTTCAGATCCAGGATGAGTTTTATCGAATAACAATGGTTCATCTTGAATCAAAGTTCATGTCCAAGCTGGACGAATTTACGCCTCAACTATTAAAACTCTTCCATACCAAGGGCGGAAGCATGGGGCTGCAGTTGCAGGCTATCTTACTCAAGGTACCCTTCATTGAgcattatgtttgctaatacagTGTTCTAGGAATATCAACTTTAGAGGAGGTAATGTTATCCTGTGATGAAATAATTGCATGAGAATTTGTTTCATTAGTATTTCCTTATTCAGGTCCCAGAGACGGCATAGGAAGGATCGTTGATAGGGCCTTATTAACAGTAATATAAAACaccttgtgtttatttttccatttcagACTCCAAGCAACCCAAATATCCACATGAAGAGAGAGATTGTCATTAGATGTTCGATGAAGTTCCTCGGGGAATCGTCAGAGCAACTCTTAAGAGAGTACGATGTAAGTTGAATTACATGTTAAAATAAAAGAAGGTCATCACTCTCATCTCTTTGACTTAATATGTTTTGGGGAAGTCAAATCACAAAATAGCTTTAACTGTATTTCTCCCAGTAGGTCTTGGCAAACTACATCATTGTCCTCTATTAAGTGTTTAAAAGtgtttattttccatcatggaaCTTTTAAGTGCAAGTGCATAAATAGGAGGTGTTATTTGATTGCACCAATTAGCagaattt from Corythoichthys intestinalis isolate RoL2023-P3 chromosome 9, ASM3026506v1, whole genome shotgun sequence includes the following:
- the tead3b gene encoding TEA domain family member 3 b isoform X1, with translation MYGRNELIARYIKLRTGKTRTRKQVSSHIQVLARKKVREYQAGIKVSSHLQVLARRKSREIQSKLKAMNLDQASKDKALQNMAALSSAQIVSPSMIKSHIPPMPPAAYQPGRFWHAQIPGQPGPSQELVLDLNPGRTPGLGRTSQVIKPFAQPPYPSLSGPVTQSIPSYEPLAPPPAPTATAVPVWQDRTIASSKLRMLEYSAFMEVQRDPDTYSKHLFVHIGQTNPSYSDPLLEAVDIRQIYDKFPEKKGGLKELYEKGPQNAFFLVKFWADLNSSGMQDGPGSFYGVTSQYSSAENMTITVSTKVCSFGKQVVEKVETEYARLEGGKCVYRIHRSPMCEYMINFIHKLKHLPEKYMMNSVLENFTILQVVTNRDTQETLLCIAFVFEVSTSEHGAQYHVYRLVKD
- the tead3b gene encoding TEA domain family member 3 b isoform X7 — protein: MYGRNELIARYIKLRTGKTRTRKQDQASKDKALQNMAALSSAQIVSPSMIKSHIPPMPPAAYQPGRFWHAQIPGQPGPSQELVLDLNPGRTPGLGRTSQVIKPFAQPPYPSLSGPVTQSIPSYEPLAPPPAPTATAVPVWQDRTIASSKLRMLEYSAFMEVQRDPDTYSKHLFVHIGQTNPSYSDPLLEAVDIRQIYDKFPEKKGGLKELYEKGPQNAFFLVKFWADLNSSGMQDGPGSFYGVTSQYSSAENMTITVSTKVCSFGKQVVEKVETEYARLEGGKCVYRIHRSPMCEYMINFIHKLKHLPEKYMMNSVLENFTILQVVTNRDTQETLLCIAFVFEVSTSEHGAQYHVYRLVKD
- the tead3b gene encoding TEA domain family member 3 b isoform X3, with the translated sequence MYGRNELIARYIKLRTGKTRTRKQVSSHIQVLARKKVREYQAGIKVSSHLQVLARRKSREIQSKLKAMNLDQASKDKALQNMAALSSAQIVSPSMIKSHIPPMPPAAYQPGRFWHAQIPGQPGPSQDIKPFAQPPYPSLSGPVTQSIPSYEPLAPPPAPTATAVPVWQDRTIASSKLRMLEYSAFMEVQRDPDTYSKHLFVHIGQTNPSYSDPLLEAVDIRQIYDKFPEKKGGLKELYEKGPQNAFFLVKFWADLNSSGMQDGPGSFYGVTSQYSSAENMTITVSTKVCSFGKQVVEKVETEYARLEGGKCVYRIHRSPMCEYMINFIHKLKHLPEKYMMNSVLENFTILQVVTNRDTQETLLCIAFVFEVSTSEHGAQYHVYRLVKD